A DNA window from Mycolicibacter terrae contains the following coding sequences:
- a CDS encoding TetR/AcrR family transcriptional regulator — translation MTTPQLGRPVGAVGEQTRQRIIAATMRCVAELGYSRTTIRQIARTAGVTSANIYNYFPNKAELVAAAIATRAEIALPRLRRAAQRPGSAVDRIEAVLDESGHLMREHPDLATFEWAIRAQSAVRVYPGEAGYVGLEALRDIITGIVDDAGGQHGSVRKAAGEVTYALVFGLTELAATGSPEAYHAALAAAKRLIRGTLFDTH, via the coding sequence ATGACGACACCGCAACTGGGTCGCCCGGTCGGCGCAGTCGGCGAACAGACCCGGCAGCGGATCATCGCGGCCACCATGCGCTGCGTGGCCGAATTGGGCTACTCGCGCACGACGATCCGCCAGATCGCCCGCACGGCCGGGGTCACCAGCGCCAACATCTACAACTATTTTCCCAACAAGGCCGAATTGGTGGCGGCGGCGATCGCCACGCGCGCCGAAATCGCGCTGCCACGGTTGCGGCGGGCCGCCCAGCGTCCGGGATCAGCGGTCGACCGTATCGAGGCGGTGCTCGACGAGTCCGGTCACCTGATGCGCGAGCATCCCGACCTCGCCACGTTCGAGTGGGCGATCCGGGCCCAGAGCGCGGTCAGGGTGTACCCGGGGGAGGCCGGCTACGTGGGACTCGAGGCGTTGCGCGACATCATCACCGGCATCGTCGACGATGCCGGCGGTCAGCACGGATCGGTTCGGAAAGCCGCGGGTGAGGTCACCTATGCGCTGGTCTTCGGCCTGACCGAGCTGGCCGCGACCGGCTCGCCGGAGGCGTATCACGCGGCGCTGGCCGCCGCGAAGCGGTTGATCCGGGGAACCCTGTTCGACACCCATTGA